The region CCGCGGCTCGCGTGACCATGTCAGCTTCGATCGAGCCGCCTCGATTGTCAAGACTTCCGGAAACCTTTCGCCGCAACGGTTTCCGGGGCCACCTGCCCACCAGTTGGCGTCGGCGGGGACCACCGCCGGCGACTGCTCGGGTGCAGTTTCCGGCAAGTTCTCGGAACGTGCCGGACGTCCGGCGGGAGACCTGGTCGGCCTCCCCGTCCCGATCAGTAGATGTCCCGTCCCCGCTCGTCGGGCACTCCGGACTTGCGGTAGAAGTACGTGTTGACCTGGTCGCGCCACTCGGTGGCACACCGCACCTGCTCGTCGAGCCGATCGGCCACCCGCTCGTACACCGCCGGGTCGATCATCCCGTTCAGCGCCCGCCACCGACGCCGCATCACCGTCACCTCCTCGACACCGGCGAAGTGGGTGTCGTAGATGTGCTGGATCACTGTCGACCCGCTGTGCAGGACGTGCCCGTACGGCACGTGGTGGAAGAAGAGCAGCAGCTCGTCCGGGCAGGTCTCCGGCGACTCGTACACCTGCGCCCAGTAGGGCGGGTACTGACCGGTGAACCCGGTGCCCGACGCGCGGGTGCGGTCCACGCCCACCCCGTCGCGGTCGGCGAAGTGGTAGGTGCCCCACCGCGTGTACTCGTACCCGTCGACGCCGGGGCCGTAGTGGTCACCGGGGTTGACCATGAAGCCGACGCCCAGCGGGGCGGTGTACCGCTCGTAGGTGCGCCACGAGTCGTCCATGATCTCGTGCAGCGTCCGCCGCACCAGGTCCGGGTCGGCGGTCGCCGACGGCGGGAAGGTCAGCGTGATCCACTCGTCGAGGACCGCGGTGGGGTCCCGCCGGGGGTCCCACGCCAGCCGGCCGAACGTGTACAGGTTGGCCTGCGCCAACGGATGCCCGGTCCAGAAGATGTCGTCGCCCACGTTGGCGACCGCGACCAGACCGCCGCCCGCGCCCGCCTCGCCCGCCGCCACGTCGGCCACCGTTCGCCCGTCCGGACCCCACGGCGCGAACCGCAACACCTCACCCCACCACGGACCGAGGTGGCAGACGTGCCGCTGCTGGCCGGTGTACTCCTGGGTGACCTGCAACTCCACCGCGATCCGGGTGGCCGGCATCGCCGCGATCACCGGGGAGACCGGTTCCCGCGTCTGGAAGTCCACCGGACCGAACTTCACCTGCACGACCACGTTGGTACGGAAGCGGCCGTCGAGCGGGGCGAAGTGGTCGTACGCGGCGCGCGCCCGGTCGGTCGACCGGTCCCGCCAGTCCTGGTGGTGGTTGTAGACGAACGCCCGCCAGTGCACCACTCCCCCGAGCGGGGCCAGCGCTTCGGCCAGCACGTTCGCCCCGTCGGCGTGGTCACGCCCGTAGGTGAACGGGCCGGGTTGACCCTCCGAGTCGGCCTTCACCAGGTAGCCGCCGAAGTCGGGGATGCGGTCGTACACGGCGCGGGTGGTCGCGGCCCACCAGGCCCGCACCCCCTCGTCCAGGGGATCGGCGGTGGACAGGCCACCGAGGACCACCGGCGCGGCGAAGGTGACCGACAGGTGCACCCGGATGTGGTACGGACGCAGCACGTCCGCGATCTCGGCGACGTCGCCGAGCCGGTCGGTGAGCAGCAGCGCCTCGGTCCGGGCGACGTTGACGTTGTTCACCGAGATCGCGTTGACACCGCTCGCCGCCAGCAGGCGTGCGTACTCCCGGATCCGGGCCAGGTCACCGCGCGGTCGGCCGTCCTGCCAGAAGATCGAGCCGCCCGCGTACCCCCGTTCGACCTGGCCCATCACCGGGTGGACGGCCACGTTGTCCCAGTGGTTCAGCATCCGCCGACGCAGCGCCGGCCGGTGCCGCTCCGGCGGGCGCTCGGCGTCGAAGGCCGCCGCACAGAGGCGCACCACGTGGAACAGGCCGTACAGCAGGCCGGCGGGCGCGTCGGCCAGCACCACTGTCACGTCGCCGTCGCGGGCCAGCAGGAATCCCTCGTCGCCGAGCGACTCCCCGTCGCCGATCTCGGCCAGCGCCGCCTCCCCCGCCGACCGCGCCGCCCGCACCGCCGAGTTGGGCAGCTCGTCGGCGCCGCGCAGGGCGAACACCAGGTCGACGTCGACGTCCCAGGAGGGGGAATGCCATACCCGCCCTCCGTAGCGTGCGCAGGCACGCGAAACCTCGTTCAGCACGGTGTCGACGAGCAACCCGTCACCGTGGACGAGGACACGCCGCGCGCCGAGCGCCCGGAACGCCTCCGGCGGCAGCCAGGCCGCGTGGACGCGTGTTGCGTTGGTCTCCATCGGATCGTCGACGAACATCAGCTGCTCCAGGTGGACCGACTCGTCGGCGTTCACCGGTCCTCCTTCAGCACGACGACGCCGTACGCCGGTAGGCGCACAGTTGAGCCGGTCCAGATCCGGTCGCCGGTGAGCAGGTCGACGCCACTGCTCCGGGCGGTCACCTCGACCGGCTCAGCCCGGTGGTTGAGCAGGAACAGCAGTCGCGACCCGTCCGGCGCGACCCGGACGGCGGACTCCAGGTCCGGGACGTCCGGGTAGGGCCCGAGCACGTCGTGCCGGGCGAGCACCCGGCGGACCACCCAGGAGACCCCGGCCTGTTCCAGACCGGCTGCCACGTACCAGCCGTCGCCGGCACCGAAGGAGTTGCGGGTCACCGCCGGTGTGCCCGCGTAGAAGTCGGCCTGGTAGGTGCCGACCACCTGCGCACCCTGCGGAATCACCAGCTCGAACAGCAGCCGCGCCTCGACGTCGACCTGGTCGGCGCCGGCGCCGAGGCGGACCGGGTTGACCACCCCCGGCCCCCGTGCGTCCCACTCGTCGACCCGGACACCCATCAGCTGCCCGAGCGGTCCCGGCACGTCCATCAGGAAGGCCTGGTCGTTCTCGTCCACCCGACCCGACAGGAAGGTGGTCAGGACCGACCCGCCGCGCGCCGCCACGTCCTCCAGGCGCTGCGCCAGGTCGCCCTTGAGCATGTGCAGCGCCGGCGCGACGACCACGTCGTAGCCGGACAGGTCGGCGGTCACCGCGACGACGTCCAGGTCCACCCCGGCGTCCCAGAGCGCCCGGTGGTACGCGAGCACCACCTGTTGGTAGCGGACCAGCCGGGACGGGCCGTCGGAGATCTCCAACGCCCACCAGCTGTCCCAGTCGAAGAGCAGCGCCACCCGGGCCGGCGTCCGCGCGCCCAACGACGCCGGGCCGAGGCGGTCCAGCTCGGCACCCAGCTCGGCGACCTCCCGGAACACCCGGGTGTCGGAGCGGCCGGCATGGCCGATGACCGCGCCGTGGTACTTCTCGCTGGCACCCCGGGAGGCGCGCAGCTGGAAGAACAGCACCGCGTCGGCACCGTGCGCCACCGCCTGCCAACTCCACAACCGCATCAGGCCGGGCCGCTTCAACGGGTTGACGTCCCGGCACGCGGTCGCGCCCGGGGACTGTTCCATCAACCAGAACGGCTGGCCGTCCTTGAGCCCTCGCATCAGGTCGTGGGTCAGCGCCATCCGAGCGGCGGACTCGTCGTCCGGCGGGTAGTTGTCCCAGGAGGCGAAGTCCAGATGGGCGGCCCAGCGGTGGTAGTCGATCGGCCGGTACATGCCCATGAAGTTCGTGGTGACCGGCAGCGTCGGGCTGGACTCACGGATGGCGGCCTTCTCGTCGCGGAAGTTGGTCAGCATGGCGTCGGAGGTGAACCGTAGGTAGTCCAGGGTGATGCCCTGGAACGCGGTGTGCTCCGGGCCGCGCCAGTGCTCGGTCAGCGCCGACGGCGGCTCGATCTCGTCCCAGTCGGTGAACGTGTGCGACCAGAACGTGGTGTACCAGGCCGCGTTCAGGTCGTCGAGGCTGCCGTAGCGGGTGCGCAACCAGTCGCGGAAGGCTGCCGCGCAGAGGTCGCAGTAGCAGGCGCCGCCGTACTCGTTGCCGACGTGCCAGGCGAGCACCGCCGGCGTGTCGGCGTAGCGGCGGGCGACCCGGCGGGCCAGCTCGACGGAGAGCCGGTGGTGGACCGGGGAGCTGGGGCAGGCGTTGTGCCGCTGGCCGAACCGGTGCTTGCGACCCTCGAAGTCGGTGCGGGTCACCTCCGGGTACGCCTTCGCCAGCCACGCCGGGTGGGCGCCGGTGCCGGTCGCCAGGCAGATCCCGCGCCCCTCGGCCGCAGCTCGCTCCACGACCCGGTCCAGCAGCGAGAAGTCGTAGACGTCCTCGGCGGGCTGGGTGAGCGCCCAGTCGAACACGCCGAGGGTGACCAGGTCGATCCGGGCGCTGTCGAAGAGACGGTGGTCCTGCTTCCACACGTCCTCGGGCCACTGCTCCGGGTTGTAGTCGCCTCCGAAGGGCACCTTGGCGGTGACGGGCAGGCTCATGCGGCGAACTCCTTCCGGATCAGGTCGACCATCGGGTCACCGACGCGTAGCAGCGCCAGGACCGCGACCGAGCCGAGCATCGCCAGCACCGCCTCGGAGAAGACCGCGGTGACGCCGGTCGCCGCCGCCAGCAGCAGCGCGGTGCCGACCGTGACACCGGGGGTACGCACGAGGAAGTGCACGGCCAGCCGGAGCACGTCACGGGTACGGAAGTCGAACAGTGAGGTGATCACCAGGGCGTTGGTCGCGCAGAGGGTCACCCCCACGGCGAGCAGCAGCAGCGGCACCGTCCACCAGCCGGCGAGGCCGACCGCGTCGCGGTAGGCGAGGTTCATGCCGAGCACGGTCAGCCACAGCAGCGTCGGCACGCAGACGCGCAGGACGCCGGCCACGTTCGCCCGGTAACCGCGCCAGAACAGGGCGGCGGGGCGCAGGTCGGTGAGGTCGGTTCGTTGGTGACGCAGGGCGTACAGGGCGGCGGAGACCGCCGGGCCGACCGGCACCAGGAACAGCGCGGCCAGCGGCAGGTTGCTTGGGTCGCGGCCCAGCACCAGCAGCGGGAGCAGGCCGGGCAGAGTGGTGAGGAGCAGCAGCAGCTCGACCACGAGCAGGATGTAGACGCGTGAGGTGATCCGCGACAGTGGTCCGTCGCCGAACTGCCGCCAGGTCTGTGCCGCGCCGCTCACGGTCGCTCCTTCCGGTCGGAGACGGTGGTGCGCATCGCTGTCCTCGGGTCGTCCTGCCGGAGGGCGGGCGGGTCGCGCGCGTCGCACCGGCTGGTGATCGCCGGCGAGTCCGGTCGGGTGGGTGGGACGGACCACCCGACCGGACTCCCCACTGATCAGCCGTTCTTCTTCTGGAACCGCTCGTAGGCCTTGTTGACCAGGTCGATGTACTGCTCGGAGTTCTTGGCCTTCAGCTCGGCCACGTACGCGTCCCACTCGGTGAGGGGACGCTGGCCGAGGGCGAACTTCAGCGTGTTCTGGGTGACGAAGTCCTTCAGCGGGGTCTCCCAGAGCGACACCTGCTCGCGTTCCTCATCGGTGAACGGGCGCGGCGGAGGGACCTCCCTCGGCTTGCGGGCGTCCATCACCTTCTGGAACTCCAACTCCTCCGGGGAGAAGAACCCACGCACCAGGTCGGGGCTGCCGCCGTAGGCGAAGACCCCGTTCTGGAAGCCGAAGTCCTTCTGCAGGTGCTTGGGCGCCTTCGGGTTGAGCCCCAGGAAGTCGACGTCGGGGATGAGCGAGC is a window of Micromonospora sp. WMMD961 DNA encoding:
- a CDS encoding alpha-glucuronidase, whose protein sequence is MNADESVHLEQLMFVDDPMETNATRVHAAWLPPEAFRALGARRVLVHGDGLLVDTVLNEVSRACARYGGRVWHSPSWDVDVDLVFALRGADELPNSAVRAARSAGEAALAEIGDGESLGDEGFLLARDGDVTVVLADAPAGLLYGLFHVVRLCAAAFDAERPPERHRPALRRRMLNHWDNVAVHPVMGQVERGYAGGSIFWQDGRPRGDLARIREYARLLAASGVNAISVNNVNVARTEALLLTDRLGDVAEIADVLRPYHIRVHLSVTFAAPVVLGGLSTADPLDEGVRAWWAATTRAVYDRIPDFGGYLVKADSEGQPGPFTYGRDHADGANVLAEALAPLGGVVHWRAFVYNHHQDWRDRSTDRARAAYDHFAPLDGRFRTNVVVQVKFGPVDFQTREPVSPVIAAMPATRIAVELQVTQEYTGQQRHVCHLGPWWGEVLRFAPWGPDGRTVADVAAGEAGAGGGLVAVANVGDDIFWTGHPLAQANLYTFGRLAWDPRRDPTAVLDEWITLTFPPSATADPDLVRRTLHEIMDDSWRTYERYTAPLGVGFMVNPGDHYGPGVDGYEYTRWGTYHFADRDGVGVDRTRASGTGFTGQYPPYWAQVYESPETCPDELLLFFHHVPYGHVLHSGSTVIQHIYDTHFAGVEEVTVMRRRWRALNGMIDPAVYERVADRLDEQVRCATEWRDQVNTYFYRKSGVPDERGRDIY
- a CDS encoding DUF624 domain-containing protein — its product is MSGAAQTWRQFGDGPLSRITSRVYILLVVELLLLLTTLPGLLPLLVLGRDPSNLPLAALFLVPVGPAVSAALYALRHQRTDLTDLRPAALFWRGYRANVAGVLRVCVPTLLWLTVLGMNLAYRDAVGLAGWWTVPLLLLAVGVTLCATNALVITSLFDFRTRDVLRLAVHFLVRTPGVTVGTALLLAAATGVTAVFSEAVLAMLGSVAVLALLRVGDPMVDLIRKEFAA
- a CDS encoding beta-galactosidase → MSLPVTAKVPFGGDYNPEQWPEDVWKQDHRLFDSARIDLVTLGVFDWALTQPAEDVYDFSLLDRVVERAAAEGRGICLATGTGAHPAWLAKAYPEVTRTDFEGRKHRFGQRHNACPSSPVHHRLSVELARRVARRYADTPAVLAWHVGNEYGGACYCDLCAAAFRDWLRTRYGSLDDLNAAWYTTFWSHTFTDWDEIEPPSALTEHWRGPEHTAFQGITLDYLRFTSDAMLTNFRDEKAAIRESSPTLPVTTNFMGMYRPIDYHRWAAHLDFASWDNYPPDDESAARMALTHDLMRGLKDGQPFWLMEQSPGATACRDVNPLKRPGLMRLWSWQAVAHGADAVLFFQLRASRGASEKYHGAVIGHAGRSDTRVFREVAELGAELDRLGPASLGARTPARVALLFDWDSWWALEISDGPSRLVRYQQVVLAYHRALWDAGVDLDVVAVTADLSGYDVVVAPALHMLKGDLAQRLEDVAARGGSVLTTFLSGRVDENDQAFLMDVPGPLGQLMGVRVDEWDARGPGVVNPVRLGAGADQVDVEARLLFELVIPQGAQVVGTYQADFYAGTPAVTRNSFGAGDGWYVAAGLEQAGVSWVVRRVLARHDVLGPYPDVPDLESAVRVAPDGSRLLFLLNHRAEPVEVTARSSGVDLLTGDRIWTGSTVRLPAYGVVVLKEDR